In Saccharolobus solfataricus, a genomic segment contains:
- a CDS encoding SIS domain-containing protein, protein MYADLIEREITQDYKVNLDLKLDNAYIAGAGDSYAVALTIEGKTNGRFKALDPFEGLHYENLDRPLVIVSVSGRPKSNILLATKFKGKTRLYVITANEDSQLARLADYLILIPYKPIIPLPGTLSFLMSLSAVYSLAGEQADEIKESGRLLNLANNPFFVGHKENYGIAYYAMLKFAEIFGYATNSERFEQFCHSPIFMTANRQIVLFRSDNEREKELINSIDYTDTQATDCSGAFCNSIILIKSIVNKMRKEKWDKIYFLENKKILNISSKMIY, encoded by the coding sequence ATGTATGCAGATCTGATTGAGCGTGAGATAACACAAGATTACAAAGTAAATTTAGACTTAAAGTTAGATAATGCATATATTGCAGGAGCTGGAGACTCTTATGCAGTTGCCCTTACAATAGAGGGTAAAACTAACGGTAGATTTAAGGCTTTAGATCCATTTGAAGGATTACACTATGAAAATTTAGATAGACCTTTGGTTATAGTGTCGGTTTCCGGAAGGCCAAAGTCGAATATATTGCTTGCAACAAAATTTAAAGGGAAGACTAGACTATATGTGATAACAGCTAATGAGGATTCACAATTGGCAAGATTAGCTGACTATCTTATACTTATTCCCTATAAGCCAATTATTCCCTTACCTGGTACTTTATCTTTCTTAATGAGTTTAAGTGCAGTATATTCACTTGCAGGAGAGCAAGCAGATGAAATTAAAGAATCCGGTAGGTTACTTAATTTGGCAAATAATCCGTTTTTCGTAGGACATAAGGAAAATTACGGTATTGCGTATTACGCCATGCTGAAGTTTGCTGAAATCTTTGGTTATGCCACAAATAGTGAGAGATTTGAACAATTTTGCCACTCCCCAATTTTCATGACAGCGAATAGACAGATAGTATTGTTTAGAAGTGATAACGAGAGAGAAAAAGAACTGATTAATAGTATAGATTATACTGATACTCAAGCTACCGACTGTAGTGGAGCTTTCTGTAACTCTATCATACTAATAAAATCAATAGTCAATAAAATGAGGAAGGAAAAATGGGATAAGATTTACTTTCTAGAGAACAAAAAAATATTAAACATAAGCTCTAAGATGATATATTGA
- a CDS encoding amidohydrolase — protein sequence MKVLIKTDLVLGAPKTLRDVYIGIDEGQIKVISKEKPEDYDYAEYVIGGKNRVVAPGFVTTHSFLYLYPFRYRVFSGKANAFQLMSTLTPNDIYYFSLMGAYHLLKTGVTTVVTSGPNLDMIARAISEVGLRPVLAVGVDCPDSKEDWEREFTTLYNRWSSKNENRVILRLCSNEYSKEVFELSQQYDFPVLLERFVSLENISGNPINVIGLGGGARKDLDIIKQKGFHLASTPSYEVSQFPLSQYKPSISLDLSPTFDIRHEVSTSITRLILTPEEALNAMTIWGLLQLKYNDRGVLENGKVADLVIFEVKEPPTFPLDYESPYESIVFNLSTPETVLVSGEAILDGGVPLNIGIKHIEKAIERLEDIDKKVTRPARYMEKD from the coding sequence ATGAAGGTTTTAATAAAAACTGATTTAGTTTTAGGAGCACCTAAGACGCTCAGAGACGTATATATAGGAATTGATGAGGGTCAAATAAAGGTTATATCGAAAGAAAAGCCGGAAGATTATGATTATGCAGAATACGTGATCGGCGGGAAGAATAGGGTAGTAGCACCAGGTTTTGTAACTACGCATTCCTTTCTTTATTTATATCCGTTTAGGTATAGGGTATTTTCAGGTAAAGCGAATGCCTTTCAACTGATGTCAACACTCACACCTAATGATATTTATTACTTTTCCTTAATGGGTGCGTACCATTTATTGAAAACTGGAGTTACAACAGTAGTCACTTCAGGCCCTAATTTGGATATGATAGCTAGAGCGATTTCGGAAGTTGGATTAAGACCAGTACTAGCTGTGGGTGTAGATTGTCCAGATTCTAAAGAGGATTGGGAGAGAGAGTTTACAACGCTATATAATAGATGGTCTAGTAAGAATGAGAATAGGGTGATTTTACGCCTTTGTAGTAATGAGTACTCTAAAGAGGTCTTTGAGCTCTCGCAACAATATGACTTTCCTGTTCTCTTAGAGAGATTCGTGAGCTTGGAAAATATTAGTGGTAACCCAATTAACGTAATAGGATTAGGCGGAGGGGCTAGGAAAGATCTAGATATTATAAAACAGAAGGGATTTCATTTAGCGTCAACTCCATCATATGAGGTTTCACAATTTCCATTAAGCCAATATAAGCCATCAATATCCTTAGATCTATCTCCTACTTTTGATATTAGACATGAAGTCTCCACATCAATAACCAGGTTAATTTTAACGCCAGAAGAAGCTCTTAACGCCATGACAATTTGGGGGCTATTACAACTAAAATATAATGATAGGGGTGTTCTGGAGAACGGAAAAGTGGCAGATTTAGTTATCTTTGAAGTTAAGGAGCCACCTACTTTCCCCTTGGATTATGAAAGCCCCTATGAGTCAATAGTGTTTAATCTCTCTACTCCCGAGACAGTGCTAGTAAGTGGTGAGGCAATATTAGATGGTGGAGTTCCTTTAAATATTGGAATAAAACATATTGAGAAAGCCATAGAGAGGCTTGAAGACATTGATAAAAAGGTTACAAGACCAGCAAGATATATGGAAAAGGATTGA